One region of Salvia miltiorrhiza cultivar Shanhuang (shh) chromosome 3, IMPLAD_Smil_shh, whole genome shotgun sequence genomic DNA includes:
- the LOC131017324 gene encoding probable phosphoinositide phosphatase SAC9 isoform X2 has product MESSAGSLRDTSVVVVTLDSSEVYIIVSLSTRTDTQVIYVDPTTGELCYTAKQGYDVFKSQNEALDCITNGSKWPCKSITHARALLGYAALGSFGLLLVATRLTASIPNLPGGGCVYSVTETQWIKISLQNPQAQSKTEIKNIQELTELDIDGKHYFCETRDITRPFPSRMSVQNPDDEFVWNKWFAMPFRKIGLLQHCVILLQGFAECKTFGSLGQQEGVVALTARRSRLHPGTRYLARGINSCYSTGNEVECEQLVWIPKRAGQSAPFTTYIWRRGTIPIWWGAELKLTAAEAEIYVSDRDPYKGSSEYYQRLSQRYDARNLEGAVGGSQKKSALVPIVCVNLLRNGEGKSESVLVQHFEESLNYVRSIGKLPYARIHLINYDWHASVKLKGEQQTIEGLWYLLKAPTVSIGISEGDYLPSRQRINNCKGEIICNDDYDGAFCIRSHQNGVIRFNCADSLDRTNAASFFGALQVFMEQCRRLGISLDSDLVYGYQAPGNFGGYVAPLPPGWEKRSDAVTGKTYYIDHNTRTTTWNHPCPDKPWKRFDMTFDEFKRSTILSPVSQLADLFLVAGDIHATLYTGSKAMHSQILSIFNEEAGKFKQFSAAQNMKITLQRRYKNAVVDSSRQKQLEIFLGLRLFKHFPSVIIDPLHVPSRPFGCFLKPVPSMFASSDGGASLLSFKRKGLVWVSAQAADVVELFIYLCEPCHVCELLLTIAHGADDTTFPSTVDVRTGRQMDGLKLVLEGASIPQCANGTNILIPLSGPISAEDMAVTGAGSRLHAQESSSPSMLYDFEEVEGELDFQTRVVAVTFYPAVPGRGPMTLGEVEILGVSLPWRSIFSHEESGASLIERLNGHSKEINPFLTEADTNHLDASSTNHREASPFPLESSANSFVDLLTGEVVFPDTVSQPVAQTVVHEGSDLLNFFDDVVSQPVSQGNNNLDDVVTQPVSLANNNSKIVSSQGHSDNGSQEYIRLFKLLSGPHWQERRLDFMEAMKLEIERLRLNLSAAERDRALLSIGIDPASINPNMMLEDSYMGRLYRVASTLALLGLAATEDKTNASIGLGTFDEDTIDFWNVSAIGERCSGGACQVRAETGPPDGASVTSSSSTTSGTSFVCSGCGKKVCRVCSAGQGALLLATCNSKDISGYNGVTSQGGSVYGYSADASSNRSEMLDGIICKSCCNEVVLHALILDYVRILVGQRRNSRADDAARNALNHVFGLSSRNLIPERDNFLKSQENAKVLGKLTDGKESLAEFPFASFLHPVETAAGSAPLLSLVTPVYSGSQESYWRAPPSVSSVEFVIVLNDISDVHGVVLLVSPCGYSMSDAPTVQIWASNTIDREERSCTGKWDIQSLVTSSSELCGPEKSLQDSKVPRHVKLAFKSPSRCRIIWMTLRLPRLGSNSVNLGRDFSLLSMDENPFADLSRRASFGGESGNDPCIHARKIMVVGKSVRGEMGASPQGSDQMNVRNWLERPPQLNRFKVPVEVERLIDNDLILEQYLSQASPMLAGFRLDGFSAIKHRLNHSPSTDLDLGGRNHLIEERLISPAVLYIQVSALQESHNMVTVAEYRLPEVKAGTPMYFDFPSQISTRRITFRLLGDIGAFSDDPTEQDDPEYRPYPWAAGLSLANRVKLYYYADPYELGKWASLSAV; this is encoded by the exons CAGGTTCTCTAAGGGATACATCTGTTGTTGTTGTCACATTGGACTCAAGTGAAGTGTATATTATTGTCAGTTTGTCTACTAGGACTGACACTCAGGTTATCTATGTTGATCCTACAACTGGGGAACTTTGTTATACTGCTAAGCAGGGTTATGATGTTTTCAAATCACAAAATGAAGCATTAGATTGCATCACAAATGGGTCAAAATGGCCTTGTAAGAGTATAACACATGCCCGGGCACTGTTAGGCTATGCAGCTCTTGGCAGCTTTGGTCTACTGCTTGTTGCAACTAGGTTGACAGCCAGCATTCCAAATTTGCCTGGTGGAGGGTGTGTTTACTCAGTAACGGAGACCCAATGGATTAAAATTTCCCTTCAGAATCCTCAAGcacaaagtaaaactgaaataaaaaatattcaagaaCTAACAGAGCTTGACATTGATGGGAAGCATTACTTCTGCGAAACTAGGGATATAACTCGGCCTTTTCCAAGTCGTATGTCGGTGCAGAACCCAGATGATGAATTTGTGTGGAATAAATGGTTTGCTATGCCGTTCAGGAAGATTGGGCTTCTGCAGCATTGTGTCATTCTTCTGCAG GGGTTTGCTGAATGCAAGACTTTTGGTAGCCTTGGGCAGCAGGAGGGGGTTGTTGCACTTACTGCTCGTCGTAGTAGATTGCATCCTGGAACTCGATACTTAGCTAGGGGTATAAACTCATGTTATAGTACAg GCAATGAAGTTGAGTGTGAACAACTTGTTTGGATTCCCAAAAGAGCTGGTCAAAGCGCTCCTTTTACCACTTACATTTGGCGTAGAGGCaccattcctatctggtggggTGCTGAGTTAAAACTTACTGCTGCTGAAGCAGAAATTTATGTATCCGATCGCGATCCTTATAAAGGGAGCTCAGAGTATTATCAAAGGTTGTCTCAAAGATATGACGCACGGAATCTGGAGGGAGCTGTTGGTGGGAGTCAGAAAAAAAGTGCTTTGGTTCCAATTGTTTGTGTTAACTTACTAAGGAATGGAGAAGGAAAATCTGAATCGGTTTTGGTTCAGCATTTTGAAGAATCTTTAAACTATGTTCGTTCTATTGGGAAACTGCCTTATGCTCGAATtcacttaattaattatgattggCATGCTAGTGTAAAGCTTAAGGGCGAACAACAAACAATTGAAGGACTTTGGTATCTTCTGAAAGCACCCACAGTTTCTATTGGTATTTCTGAGGGGGATTATTTACCCTCTCGCCAAAGGATTAACAACTGCAAAGGTGAAATAATATGTAATGATGACTATGATGGTGCCTTTTGCATAAGATCACACCAAAATGGAGTAATACGTTTCAACTGTGCGGATTCTTTAGATAGAACGAATGCTGCTAGTTTCTTTGGTGCGCTCCAGGTTTTTATGGAGCAATGTAGGCGGTTAGGCATATCACTTGATAGTGATCTTGTATATGGTTATCAAGCACCTGGTAACTTTGGTGGCTATGTTGCTCCATTGCCTCCCGGCTGGGAAAAGCGATCTGATGCAGTGACTGGGAAAACATATTATATTGATCACAACACTAGGACGACAACCTGGAATCATCCTTGTCCAGATAAACCTTGGAAAAGGTTTGACATGACCTTTGACGAGTTTAAGAGATCAACGATCTTGTCACCCGTATCTCAATTAGCTGATCTTTTCTTAGTAGCTGGTGACATTCATGCAACGCTTTATACGGGTTCCAAAGCCATGCACAGCCAAATACTTAGCATTTTTAACGAGGAGGCAGGAAAATTTAAACAGTTCTCTGCTGCACAGAATATGAAAATCACTCTGCAGAGAAGATATAAGAACGCAGTTGTAGATAGCTCCCGTCAGAAGCAACTAGAGATTTTTCTGGGGCTAAGGCTCTTCAAGCATTTTCCTTCAGTGATTATTGATCCCTTACAT GTTCCTTCTCGGCCTTTTGGATGCTTCTTGAAGCCAGTTCCGAGCATGTTTGCATCTTCTGATGGGGGAGCTAGCCTTCTGAGTTTCAAAAGAAAAGGCCTTGTATGG GTTTCTGCGCAGGCTGCAGATGTGGTTGAACTCTTTATATACCTTTGCGAGCCTTGCCATGTTTGTGAGCTTCTTCTCACCATAGCGCATGGTGCTGATGATACTACTTTTCCATCGACAGTTGATGTGAGAACTGGGCGCCAGATGGATGGACTCAAACTTGTTCTCGAG GGAGCCTCTATACCTCAATGTGCAAATGGTACAAACATTTTGATACCATTATCAGGACCTATCAGTGCAGAGGATATGGCTGTCACTGGGGCAGGTTCTCGTTTACATGCACAAGAATCCTCAAGCCCTTCTATGTTATATGATTTTGAAGAAGTTGAAGGAGAACTGGATTTTCAAACTCGTGTTGTTGCTGTAACATTTTATCCTGCTGTGCCTGGGAGAGGCCCAATGACCCTCGGTGAG GTGGAGATACTTGGAGTTTCTCTTCCATGGAGGTCTATATTTTCCCATGAAGAGAGTGGTGCTAGTTTAATTGAACGCTTAAATGGTCACTCAAAGGAAATTAACCCTTTCCTTACTGAAGCAGATACCAATCACTTAGATGCTTCCTCAACGAATCATAGAGAGGCTTCTCCATTCCCATTAGAATCATCAGCTAACTCATTTGTGGACCTTCTGACTGGAGAAGTAGTATTTCCAGACACGGTTTCTCAACCAGTTGCTCAGACTGTTGTTCATGAAGGGAGTGACTTGCTTAACTTCTTCGATGATGTTGTCAGCCAGCCAGTTTCTCAGGGAAATAACAACTTGGATGATGTTGTCACGCAGCCAGTTTCTCTGGCAAATAACAACTCCAAGATTGTTTCATCTCAAGGACATTCAGATAATGGTTCTCAAGAGTACATCAGATTGTTCAAACTTCTTTCAGGACCTCACTGG CAGGAAAGAAGATTAGATTTCATGGAAGCCATGAAACTTGAAATAGAACGTCTTCGGCTGAATCTTTCTGCTGCTGAAAGGGATAGAGCCCTCTTATCAATAGGCATTGATCCTGCCAGCATAAATCCAAATATGATGCTCGAGGATTCATACATGGGAAGATTATACAGGGTGGCAAGCACCCTTGCACTACTTGGGCTAGCTGCAACAGAGGACAAAACTAATGCTTCGATTGGGCTTGGAACATTTGATGAAGACACTATTGATTTCTGGAATGTTTCTGCAATTGGGGAGAGGTGTTCAGGTGGTGCATGCCAAGTACGTGCTGAAACTGGGCCACCTGATGGTGCATCGGtgacttcttcatcttcaacaACTTCAGGGACCTCTTTTGTCTGTTCTGGATGTGGGAAAAAGGTTTGCAGAGTTTGTTCTGCAGGACAAGGAGCTCTTTTGCTTGCGACTTGTAACTCGAAGGACATCTCAGGCTATAATGGTGTAACTAGCCAGGGAGGATCTGTCTATGGATATTCAGCTGATGCTTCTTCAAATCGCTCTGAAATGCTTGACGGGATCATTTGTAAATCATGCTGCAATGAAGTTGTCCTTCATGCATTGATATTGGACTATGTCAGGATCTTGGTTGGCCAAAGAAGAAATTCTAGAGCAGATGATGCTGCTAGGAATGCCTTGAACCACGTATTTGGATTGTCATCAAGAAATTTAATTCCTGAAAGAGATAATTTTCTAAAGAGTCAAGAAAATGCAAAGGTCTTAGGGAAGTTGACTGATGGCAAGGAATCACTTGCAGAGTTCCCATTTGCCAGCTTTCTACACCCG GTTGAAACAGCAGCTGGTTCAGCGCCATTGTTGTCCTTGGTTACTCCTGTGTATTCTGGATCACAAGAGTCATATTGGAGAGCTCCACCTAGTGTCTCGTCCGTGGAATTTGTCATTGTTCTCAATGATATTTCTGATGTCCATGGTGTTGTCCTCTTGGTTAGTCCGTGTGGCTATTCAATGTCTGATGCTCCTACT GTACAAATCTGGGCTAGCAATACAATAGACAGGGAAGAAAGATCATGCACAGGGAAATGGGATATTCAATCGCTTGTAACTTCTTCATCTGAACTTTGTGGCCCAGAGAAGTCACTTCAAGATAGCAAAGTGCCTAGGCACGTGAAATTGGCCTTCAAGAGCCCATCCCGATGCCGCATCATTTGGATGACGTTGCGTCTTCCAAGACTTGGGTCTAATTCTGTCAATCTTGGAAGAGACTTCTCTCTTCTGTCTATGGATGAAAATCCCTTCGCAGACCTGAGTAGACGTGCCTCTTTTGGTGGTGAGTCTGGTAATGATCCATGCATTCATGCAAGAAAAATTATGGTGGTTGGCAAATCAGTGAGAGGAGAGATGGGAGCATCACCACAAGGTTCTGACCAAATGAATGTTAGAAACTGGTTGGAGAGACCTCCACAGTTGAATCGGTTCAAG GTTCCGGTTGAGGTTGAAAGATTAATTGACAATGATCTTATTCTCGAACAATATTTATCCCAAGCTTCGCCTATGCTGGCTGGATTTCGTCTGGATGGTTTCAGTGCGATAAAGCACCGTTTAAATCATTCACCTTCAACAGATTTAGATTTAGGGGGTAGGAACCATCTTATAGAAGAGAGGCTCATATCTCCTGCTGTGTTGTATATTCAAGTGTCCGCTCTCCAG GAGTCCCACAATATGGTGACTGTTGCTGAGTATCGGCTACCAGAAGTCAAGGCTGGGACACCCATGTACTTTGATTTCCCTAGCCAGATAAGCACTCGCCGCATAACATTTCGTCTGCTTGGAGATATTGGTGCGTTCTCAGATGACCCGACAGAACAAGATGATCCAGAATACAGACCGTACCCATGGGCTGCAGGGTTGTCGTTGGCGAACAGAGTTAAGTTGTACTATTATGCTGATCCTTATGAACTTGGAAAATGGGCCAGTCTTTCAGCAGTCTGA
- the LOC131017324 gene encoding probable phosphoinositide phosphatase SAC9 isoform X3 — protein sequence MESSAGSLRDTSVVVVTLDSSEVYIIVSLSTRTDTQVIYVDPTTGELCYTAKQGYDVFKSQNEALDCITNGSKWPCKSITHARALLGYAALGSFGLLLVATRLTASIPNLPGGGCVYSVTETQWIKISLQNPQAQSKTEIKNIQELTELDIDGKHYFCETRDITRPFPSRMSVQNPDDEFVWNKWFAMPFRKIGLLQHCVILLQGFAECKTFGSLGQQEGVVALTARRSRLHPGTRYLARGINSCYSTGNEVECEQLVWIPKRAGQSAPFTTYIWRRGTIPIWWGAELKLTAAEAEIYVSDRDPYKGSSEYYQRLSQRYDARNLEGAVGGSQKKSALVPIVCVNLLRNGEGKSESVLVQHFEESLNYVRSIGKLPYARIHLINYDWHASVKLKGEQQTIEGLWYLLKAPTVSIGISEGDYLPSRQRINNCKGEIICNDDYDGAFCIRSHQNGVIRFNCADSLDRTNAASFFGALQVFMEQCRRLGISLDSDLVYGYQAPGNFGGYVAPLPPGWEKRSDAVTGKTYYIDHNTRTTTWNHPCPDKPWKRFDMTFDEFKRSTILSPVSQLADLFLVAGDIHATLYTGSKAMHSQILSIFNEEAGKFKQFSAAQNMKITLQRRYKNAVVDSSRQKQLEIFLGLRLFKHFPSVIIDPLHVPSRPFGCFLKPVPSMFASSDGGASLLSFKRKGLVWQVSAQAADVVELFIYLCEPCHVCELLLTIAHGADDTTFPSTVDVRTGRQMDGLKLVLEGASIPQCANGTNILIPLSGPISAEDMAVTGAGSRLHAQESSSPSMLYDFEEVEGELDFQTRVVAVTFYPAVPGRGPMTLGEVEILGVSLPWRSIFSHEESGASLIERLNGHSKEINPFLTEADTNHLDASSTNHREASPFPLESSANSFVDLLTGEVVFPDTVSQPVAQTVVHEGSDLLNFFDDVVSQPVSQGNNNLDDVVTQPVSLANNNSKIVSSQGHSDNGSQEYIRLFKLLSGPHWERRLDFMEAMKLEIERLRLNLSAAERDRALLSIGIDPASINPNMMLEDSYMGRLYRVASTLALLGLAATEDKTNASIGLGTFDEDTIDFWNVSAIGERCSGGACQVRAETGPPDGASVTSSSSTTSGTSFVCSGCGKKVCRVCSAGQGALLLATCNSKDISGYNGVTSQGGSVYGYSADASSNRSEMLDGIICKSCCNEVVLHALILDYVRILVGQRRNSRADDAARNALNHVFGLSSRNLIPERDNFLKSQENAKVLGKLTDGKESLAEFPFASFLHPVETAAGSAPLLSLVTPVYSGSQESYWRAPPSVSSVEFVIVLNDISDVHGVVLLVSPCGYSMSDAPTVQIWASNTIDREERSCTGKWDIQSLVTSSSELCGPEKSLQDSKVPRHVKLAFKSPSRCRIIWMTLRLPRLGSNSVNLGRDFSLLSMDENPFADLSRRASFGGESGNDPCIHARKIMVVGKSVRGEMGASPQGSDQMNVRNWLERPPQLNRFKVPVEVERLIDNDLILEQYLSQASPMLAGFRLDGFSAIKHRLNHSPSTDLDLGGRNHLIEERLISPAVLYIQVSALQESHNMVTVAEYRLPEVKAGTPMYFDFPSQISTRRITFRLLGDIGAFSDDPTEQDDPEYRPYPWAAGLSLANRVKLYYYADPYELGKWASLSAV from the exons CAGGTTCTCTAAGGGATACATCTGTTGTTGTTGTCACATTGGACTCAAGTGAAGTGTATATTATTGTCAGTTTGTCTACTAGGACTGACACTCAGGTTATCTATGTTGATCCTACAACTGGGGAACTTTGTTATACTGCTAAGCAGGGTTATGATGTTTTCAAATCACAAAATGAAGCATTAGATTGCATCACAAATGGGTCAAAATGGCCTTGTAAGAGTATAACACATGCCCGGGCACTGTTAGGCTATGCAGCTCTTGGCAGCTTTGGTCTACTGCTTGTTGCAACTAGGTTGACAGCCAGCATTCCAAATTTGCCTGGTGGAGGGTGTGTTTACTCAGTAACGGAGACCCAATGGATTAAAATTTCCCTTCAGAATCCTCAAGcacaaagtaaaactgaaataaaaaatattcaagaaCTAACAGAGCTTGACATTGATGGGAAGCATTACTTCTGCGAAACTAGGGATATAACTCGGCCTTTTCCAAGTCGTATGTCGGTGCAGAACCCAGATGATGAATTTGTGTGGAATAAATGGTTTGCTATGCCGTTCAGGAAGATTGGGCTTCTGCAGCATTGTGTCATTCTTCTGCAG GGGTTTGCTGAATGCAAGACTTTTGGTAGCCTTGGGCAGCAGGAGGGGGTTGTTGCACTTACTGCTCGTCGTAGTAGATTGCATCCTGGAACTCGATACTTAGCTAGGGGTATAAACTCATGTTATAGTACAg GCAATGAAGTTGAGTGTGAACAACTTGTTTGGATTCCCAAAAGAGCTGGTCAAAGCGCTCCTTTTACCACTTACATTTGGCGTAGAGGCaccattcctatctggtggggTGCTGAGTTAAAACTTACTGCTGCTGAAGCAGAAATTTATGTATCCGATCGCGATCCTTATAAAGGGAGCTCAGAGTATTATCAAAGGTTGTCTCAAAGATATGACGCACGGAATCTGGAGGGAGCTGTTGGTGGGAGTCAGAAAAAAAGTGCTTTGGTTCCAATTGTTTGTGTTAACTTACTAAGGAATGGAGAAGGAAAATCTGAATCGGTTTTGGTTCAGCATTTTGAAGAATCTTTAAACTATGTTCGTTCTATTGGGAAACTGCCTTATGCTCGAATtcacttaattaattatgattggCATGCTAGTGTAAAGCTTAAGGGCGAACAACAAACAATTGAAGGACTTTGGTATCTTCTGAAAGCACCCACAGTTTCTATTGGTATTTCTGAGGGGGATTATTTACCCTCTCGCCAAAGGATTAACAACTGCAAAGGTGAAATAATATGTAATGATGACTATGATGGTGCCTTTTGCATAAGATCACACCAAAATGGAGTAATACGTTTCAACTGTGCGGATTCTTTAGATAGAACGAATGCTGCTAGTTTCTTTGGTGCGCTCCAGGTTTTTATGGAGCAATGTAGGCGGTTAGGCATATCACTTGATAGTGATCTTGTATATGGTTATCAAGCACCTGGTAACTTTGGTGGCTATGTTGCTCCATTGCCTCCCGGCTGGGAAAAGCGATCTGATGCAGTGACTGGGAAAACATATTATATTGATCACAACACTAGGACGACAACCTGGAATCATCCTTGTCCAGATAAACCTTGGAAAAGGTTTGACATGACCTTTGACGAGTTTAAGAGATCAACGATCTTGTCACCCGTATCTCAATTAGCTGATCTTTTCTTAGTAGCTGGTGACATTCATGCAACGCTTTATACGGGTTCCAAAGCCATGCACAGCCAAATACTTAGCATTTTTAACGAGGAGGCAGGAAAATTTAAACAGTTCTCTGCTGCACAGAATATGAAAATCACTCTGCAGAGAAGATATAAGAACGCAGTTGTAGATAGCTCCCGTCAGAAGCAACTAGAGATTTTTCTGGGGCTAAGGCTCTTCAAGCATTTTCCTTCAGTGATTATTGATCCCTTACAT GTTCCTTCTCGGCCTTTTGGATGCTTCTTGAAGCCAGTTCCGAGCATGTTTGCATCTTCTGATGGGGGAGCTAGCCTTCTGAGTTTCAAAAGAAAAGGCCTTGTATGG CAGGTTTCTGCGCAGGCTGCAGATGTGGTTGAACTCTTTATATACCTTTGCGAGCCTTGCCATGTTTGTGAGCTTCTTCTCACCATAGCGCATGGTGCTGATGATACTACTTTTCCATCGACAGTTGATGTGAGAACTGGGCGCCAGATGGATGGACTCAAACTTGTTCTCGAG GGAGCCTCTATACCTCAATGTGCAAATGGTACAAACATTTTGATACCATTATCAGGACCTATCAGTGCAGAGGATATGGCTGTCACTGGGGCAGGTTCTCGTTTACATGCACAAGAATCCTCAAGCCCTTCTATGTTATATGATTTTGAAGAAGTTGAAGGAGAACTGGATTTTCAAACTCGTGTTGTTGCTGTAACATTTTATCCTGCTGTGCCTGGGAGAGGCCCAATGACCCTCGGTGAG GTGGAGATACTTGGAGTTTCTCTTCCATGGAGGTCTATATTTTCCCATGAAGAGAGTGGTGCTAGTTTAATTGAACGCTTAAATGGTCACTCAAAGGAAATTAACCCTTTCCTTACTGAAGCAGATACCAATCACTTAGATGCTTCCTCAACGAATCATAGAGAGGCTTCTCCATTCCCATTAGAATCATCAGCTAACTCATTTGTGGACCTTCTGACTGGAGAAGTAGTATTTCCAGACACGGTTTCTCAACCAGTTGCTCAGACTGTTGTTCATGAAGGGAGTGACTTGCTTAACTTCTTCGATGATGTTGTCAGCCAGCCAGTTTCTCAGGGAAATAACAACTTGGATGATGTTGTCACGCAGCCAGTTTCTCTGGCAAATAACAACTCCAAGATTGTTTCATCTCAAGGACATTCAGATAATGGTTCTCAAGAGTACATCAGATTGTTCAAACTTCTTTCAGGACCTCACTGG GAAAGAAGATTAGATTTCATGGAAGCCATGAAACTTGAAATAGAACGTCTTCGGCTGAATCTTTCTGCTGCTGAAAGGGATAGAGCCCTCTTATCAATAGGCATTGATCCTGCCAGCATAAATCCAAATATGATGCTCGAGGATTCATACATGGGAAGATTATACAGGGTGGCAAGCACCCTTGCACTACTTGGGCTAGCTGCAACAGAGGACAAAACTAATGCTTCGATTGGGCTTGGAACATTTGATGAAGACACTATTGATTTCTGGAATGTTTCTGCAATTGGGGAGAGGTGTTCAGGTGGTGCATGCCAAGTACGTGCTGAAACTGGGCCACCTGATGGTGCATCGGtgacttcttcatcttcaacaACTTCAGGGACCTCTTTTGTCTGTTCTGGATGTGGGAAAAAGGTTTGCAGAGTTTGTTCTGCAGGACAAGGAGCTCTTTTGCTTGCGACTTGTAACTCGAAGGACATCTCAGGCTATAATGGTGTAACTAGCCAGGGAGGATCTGTCTATGGATATTCAGCTGATGCTTCTTCAAATCGCTCTGAAATGCTTGACGGGATCATTTGTAAATCATGCTGCAATGAAGTTGTCCTTCATGCATTGATATTGGACTATGTCAGGATCTTGGTTGGCCAAAGAAGAAATTCTAGAGCAGATGATGCTGCTAGGAATGCCTTGAACCACGTATTTGGATTGTCATCAAGAAATTTAATTCCTGAAAGAGATAATTTTCTAAAGAGTCAAGAAAATGCAAAGGTCTTAGGGAAGTTGACTGATGGCAAGGAATCACTTGCAGAGTTCCCATTTGCCAGCTTTCTACACCCG GTTGAAACAGCAGCTGGTTCAGCGCCATTGTTGTCCTTGGTTACTCCTGTGTATTCTGGATCACAAGAGTCATATTGGAGAGCTCCACCTAGTGTCTCGTCCGTGGAATTTGTCATTGTTCTCAATGATATTTCTGATGTCCATGGTGTTGTCCTCTTGGTTAGTCCGTGTGGCTATTCAATGTCTGATGCTCCTACT GTACAAATCTGGGCTAGCAATACAATAGACAGGGAAGAAAGATCATGCACAGGGAAATGGGATATTCAATCGCTTGTAACTTCTTCATCTGAACTTTGTGGCCCAGAGAAGTCACTTCAAGATAGCAAAGTGCCTAGGCACGTGAAATTGGCCTTCAAGAGCCCATCCCGATGCCGCATCATTTGGATGACGTTGCGTCTTCCAAGACTTGGGTCTAATTCTGTCAATCTTGGAAGAGACTTCTCTCTTCTGTCTATGGATGAAAATCCCTTCGCAGACCTGAGTAGACGTGCCTCTTTTGGTGGTGAGTCTGGTAATGATCCATGCATTCATGCAAGAAAAATTATGGTGGTTGGCAAATCAGTGAGAGGAGAGATGGGAGCATCACCACAAGGTTCTGACCAAATGAATGTTAGAAACTGGTTGGAGAGACCTCCACAGTTGAATCGGTTCAAG GTTCCGGTTGAGGTTGAAAGATTAATTGACAATGATCTTATTCTCGAACAATATTTATCCCAAGCTTCGCCTATGCTGGCTGGATTTCGTCTGGATGGTTTCAGTGCGATAAAGCACCGTTTAAATCATTCACCTTCAACAGATTTAGATTTAGGGGGTAGGAACCATCTTATAGAAGAGAGGCTCATATCTCCTGCTGTGTTGTATATTCAAGTGTCCGCTCTCCAG GAGTCCCACAATATGGTGACTGTTGCTGAGTATCGGCTACCAGAAGTCAAGGCTGGGACACCCATGTACTTTGATTTCCCTAGCCAGATAAGCACTCGCCGCATAACATTTCGTCTGCTTGGAGATATTGGTGCGTTCTCAGATGACCCGACAGAACAAGATGATCCAGAATACAGACCGTACCCATGGGCTGCAGGGTTGTCGTTGGCGAACAGAGTTAAGTTGTACTATTATGCTGATCCTTATGAACTTGGAAAATGGGCCAGTCTTTCAGCAGTCTGA